A single window of Melospiza georgiana isolate bMelGeo1 chromosome 6, bMelGeo1.pri, whole genome shotgun sequence DNA harbors:
- the BTBD6 gene encoding BTB/POZ domain-containing protein 6 isoform X1, with product MPLPPGCLNGRIMKCLTFFLLLPETLKKSKKSVRSNGKVPGCYEIVPLSLKKKMAAELYPASTNTNIANSNAAAATAANSKKNALQLQQSAQPPPPPQLQNLNNNNLESANWQSFHPTLRERNALMFNNELMADVHFIVGPPGASKKVPAHKYVLAVGSSVFYAMFYGDLAEVKSEIHIPDVEPAAFLILLKYMYSDEIDLEADTVLATLYAAKKYIVPALAKACVNFLETSLEAKNACVLLSQSRLFEEPELTQRCWEVIDAQAEMALKSEGFCEIDQQTLEIIVTREALNTKEVVVFEAVLNWAEAECKRQGLPVTPRNKRNVLGKALYLVRIPTMTLEEFANGAAQSDILTLEETHNIFLWYTAANKPKLEFPLTKRKGLVPQRCHRFQSSAYRSNQWRYRGRCDSIQFAVDKRIFIAGLGLYGSSCGKAEYSVKIELKRLGVVLAQNLTKFTSDGSSNTFSVWFEHPVQVEQDTFYNVSAILDGNELSYFGQEGMTEVQCGKVTFQFQCSSDSTNGTGVQGGQIPELIFYA from the exons ATGCCACTGCCCCCTGGTTGCCTCAATGGCAGGATCATGAAgtgtttgactttttttcttctgcttccagAGACCTTAAAGAAGTCCAAAAAGAGTGTGAGGTCAAACGGCAAGGTGCCAGGATGCTATGAGATAGTGCCCCTGTCCCTGAAGAAGAAGATGGCTGCAGAACTTTACCCTGCCAGCACCAACACTAACATTGCAAACAGCaacgccgccgccgccaccgctGCCAACAGCAAGAAGAAcgccctgcagctccagcagagcgcccagccgcccccgccgccccagCTCCAAAAcctcaacaacaacaacttgGAGAGCGCCAACTGGCAATCCTTCCATCCCACGCTGCGGGAGAG GAACGCGCTGATGTTCAATAACGAACTCATGGCTGACGTTCACTTCATCGTGGGCCCGCCAGGGGCATCCAAGAAAGTTCCTGCCCATAAG TATGTTTTGGCAGTTGGTAGCTCTGTCTTCTATGCTATGTTTTATGGCGATCTCGCAGAGGTCAAATCTGAAATCCATATACCAGATGTGGAACCTGCAGCCTTTCTAATCCTATTAAA ATACATGTATAGCGATGAAATAGACCTGGAAGCTGACACAGTTCTGGCTACACTCTATGCTGCCAAGAAGTACATCGTGCCGGCCCTAGCGAAGGCTTGCGTCAATTTTTTGGAGACCAGCTTAGAGGCGAAGAACGCTTGTGTCCTGCTGTCTCAGAGCAGGCTCTTCGAGGAGCCAGAGCTGACGCAGCGCTGCTGGGAAGTGATTGATGCTCAGGCAGAAATGGCACTGAAGTCAGAGGGCTTCTGTGAGATAGATCAACAAACACTAGAGATCATTGTAACCCGGGAAGCACTCAACACCAAGGAAGTGGTAGTTTTCGAGGCTGTTCTCAACTGGGCAGAGGCCGAATGCAAAAGGCAAGGGCTGCCGGTGACGCCTCGCAACAAGAGGAATGTATTAGGGAAAGCTTTGTACTTGGTGCGGATTCCAACCATGACTTTGGAAGAGTTTGCCAACGGAGCTGCCCAGTCCGACATCCTCACCCTTGAGGAGACTCACAACATATTCCTATGGTACACAGCAGCAAATAAACCCAAACTAGAGTTCCCCCTGACGAAAAGGAAAGGACTCGTGCCTCAGCGCTGCCACCGGTTTCAGTCGTCTGCGTATCGCAGCAATCAGTGGCGGTACCGAGGCCGCTGTGACAGTATTCAGTTTGCCGTAGACAAACGGATATTTATAGCGGGACTGGGATTGTATGGGTCAAGCTGTGGCAAAGCTGAATACAGCGTCAAAATCGAACTGAAGCGCTTAGGCGTTGTCCTTGCTCAGAACCTGACAAAGTTTACCTCCGACGGCTCCAGCAACACCTTCTCGGTGTGGTTTGAACACCCCGTGCAGGTCGAGCAAGACACGTTTTACAATGTAAGTGCTATTCTGGATGGGAACGAACTCAGTTACTTTGGGCAAGAGGGAATGACTGAAGTGCAGTGCGGGAAAGTGACGTTCCAGTTCCAGTGCTCCTCGGACAGCACCAATGGGACCGGAGTACAAGGAGGACAGATACCTGAGCTCATTTTCTATGCATGA
- the BTBD6 gene encoding BTB/POZ domain-containing protein 6 isoform X2: MAAELYPASTNTNIANSNAAAATAANSKKNALQLQQSAQPPPPPQLQNLNNNNLESANWQSFHPTLRERNALMFNNELMADVHFIVGPPGASKKVPAHKYVLAVGSSVFYAMFYGDLAEVKSEIHIPDVEPAAFLILLKYMYSDEIDLEADTVLATLYAAKKYIVPALAKACVNFLETSLEAKNACVLLSQSRLFEEPELTQRCWEVIDAQAEMALKSEGFCEIDQQTLEIIVTREALNTKEVVVFEAVLNWAEAECKRQGLPVTPRNKRNVLGKALYLVRIPTMTLEEFANGAAQSDILTLEETHNIFLWYTAANKPKLEFPLTKRKGLVPQRCHRFQSSAYRSNQWRYRGRCDSIQFAVDKRIFIAGLGLYGSSCGKAEYSVKIELKRLGVVLAQNLTKFTSDGSSNTFSVWFEHPVQVEQDTFYNVSAILDGNELSYFGQEGMTEVQCGKVTFQFQCSSDSTNGTGVQGGQIPELIFYA; encoded by the exons ATGGCTGCAGAACTTTACCCTGCCAGCACCAACACTAACATTGCAAACAGCaacgccgccgccgccaccgctGCCAACAGCAAGAAGAAcgccctgcagctccagcagagcgcccagccgcccccgccgccccagCTCCAAAAcctcaacaacaacaacttgGAGAGCGCCAACTGGCAATCCTTCCATCCCACGCTGCGGGAGAG GAACGCGCTGATGTTCAATAACGAACTCATGGCTGACGTTCACTTCATCGTGGGCCCGCCAGGGGCATCCAAGAAAGTTCCTGCCCATAAG TATGTTTTGGCAGTTGGTAGCTCTGTCTTCTATGCTATGTTTTATGGCGATCTCGCAGAGGTCAAATCTGAAATCCATATACCAGATGTGGAACCTGCAGCCTTTCTAATCCTATTAAA ATACATGTATAGCGATGAAATAGACCTGGAAGCTGACACAGTTCTGGCTACACTCTATGCTGCCAAGAAGTACATCGTGCCGGCCCTAGCGAAGGCTTGCGTCAATTTTTTGGAGACCAGCTTAGAGGCGAAGAACGCTTGTGTCCTGCTGTCTCAGAGCAGGCTCTTCGAGGAGCCAGAGCTGACGCAGCGCTGCTGGGAAGTGATTGATGCTCAGGCAGAAATGGCACTGAAGTCAGAGGGCTTCTGTGAGATAGATCAACAAACACTAGAGATCATTGTAACCCGGGAAGCACTCAACACCAAGGAAGTGGTAGTTTTCGAGGCTGTTCTCAACTGGGCAGAGGCCGAATGCAAAAGGCAAGGGCTGCCGGTGACGCCTCGCAACAAGAGGAATGTATTAGGGAAAGCTTTGTACTTGGTGCGGATTCCAACCATGACTTTGGAAGAGTTTGCCAACGGAGCTGCCCAGTCCGACATCCTCACCCTTGAGGAGACTCACAACATATTCCTATGGTACACAGCAGCAAATAAACCCAAACTAGAGTTCCCCCTGACGAAAAGGAAAGGACTCGTGCCTCAGCGCTGCCACCGGTTTCAGTCGTCTGCGTATCGCAGCAATCAGTGGCGGTACCGAGGCCGCTGTGACAGTATTCAGTTTGCCGTAGACAAACGGATATTTATAGCGGGACTGGGATTGTATGGGTCAAGCTGTGGCAAAGCTGAATACAGCGTCAAAATCGAACTGAAGCGCTTAGGCGTTGTCCTTGCTCAGAACCTGACAAAGTTTACCTCCGACGGCTCCAGCAACACCTTCTCGGTGTGGTTTGAACACCCCGTGCAGGTCGAGCAAGACACGTTTTACAATGTAAGTGCTATTCTGGATGGGAACGAACTCAGTTACTTTGGGCAAGAGGGAATGACTGAAGTGCAGTGCGGGAAAGTGACGTTCCAGTTCCAGTGCTCCTCGGACAGCACCAATGGGACCGGAGTACAAGGAGGACAGATACCTGAGCTCATTTTCTATGCATGA